The following is a genomic window from Citrifermentans bemidjiense Bem.
GGACGTAATGCTCGGCGCAGTCCCCCCCGGCGAAGACGGAGTCGAGGTTGGTGCGCAGGAAGCGGTCGACCTTGGCCGCCCCCGCCGTCCCCAATTCGCCTCCAGCCGCGGCGAAAAGCGCGGTGTTGGGGCGGGTTCCGACGGCGACCACCACCAGGTCGGCGGGGAAAACGCCAGCCGAGGATCGCACCTCGCCCCCCGCCTTCTCGGCGATATCGACGCCGGTTAAAAGCTCGATTCCCCTCTCCTTCACCTTGTCCATCACCTTCGCCCTCGCCTCCTCGCAGAACGAGGGAAGAATGGTGGGGGCTTTCTCCAGGATGACCGGCTTGATCTTCATGTTGGTGAGGACGTCGGCGACTTCGAGGTTGGTGTAGCCGGCGCCGACCAAGACCGCGTGCTTCGGCGCCTTGTCGTAGATGAACTGCTTCACGTGGCGGGTATCGTCGAGCGTCTTGAAGCAAAAGACGTCGCTGTCGTCGAAGCCGGGTGCGGTGAGCCTGATGGCGCTGTTGCCGGTGGCGTAAACCAGGAAGTCGTAGCGCTCTTCGTAACTCCTGCCGGTGGCGAGATCGGTTACGCTCACTATCTTGCCGACCGGGTCGATGCCGGTGACCTCCTGCCGCAACCGGTAGTCTATCCCCCGCTCCTTGCGGATGGTCTCAAGCGACAGCGCGTAGAGCTTTTCGACCGGCTTCTCCTTGAAAAAGAGGTTGTACGGCATGCCGCAGGCGGCATAGGAGACGTCGCCGCTTTTCTCCAGCACTATCACTTCCGACTCGGGGGACAGTCGCTTTGCCTGGCTTGCCGCCGACAGCCCTGCAGCGACCCCGCCGATGATCACAGTCTTCATACAGCCTCCGCATGGCATAAAATGAAACGGGCTGCCTTTGTATCAGCGTCGAAGCTGAAGGCAGCCCGTTCC
Proteins encoded in this region:
- a CDS encoding FAD-dependent oxidoreductase; translated protein: MKTVIIGGVAAGLSAASQAKRLSPESEVIVLEKSGDVSYAACGMPYNLFFKEKPVEKLYALSLETIRKERGIDYRLRQEVTGIDPVGKIVSVTDLATGRSYEERYDFLVYATGNSAIRLTAPGFDDSDVFCFKTLDDTRHVKQFIYDKAPKHAVLVGAGYTNLEVADVLTNMKIKPVILEKAPTILPSFCEEARAKVMDKVKERGIELLTGVDIAEKAGGEVRSSAGVFPADLVVVAVGTRPNTALFAAAGGELGTAGAAKVDRFLRTNLDSVFAGGDCAEHYVRQLGANSYFPLGPAANKHGRVIGSNVANPDRMMEFWGIDQTAVFKFFELSVATTGLNERQLQALGKDYVKVAVDSPTRGEFPGGSTMRVILFCQKGDGLLLGAQIVGEDVVAKRLDVLATAIYKQMTVFEIAELDLAYAPPYSPVWDPILIAANVAVKKV